The following coding sequences lie in one Oncorhynchus nerka isolate Pitt River linkage group LG14, Oner_Uvic_2.0, whole genome shotgun sequence genomic window:
- the LOC115122282 gene encoding zymogen granule membrane protein 16-like isoform X2, with protein sequence MFLILVVTVFLAGCLALPIKDPYSYSSAVGQGGGTPFASYGEGRITGVRVWETNNNYYYYYYYYNYNSNNFISGFQLRYGNTWSPVFGNEGSVKQVMELFNDEAIVEVSGKYNPADYICYLVLTTNMGRTLSAGLPNQISFNFYPTNMGNELRILSGRFNGAGITSIGAHWGLVDMEGAGNSTLETALETVTPIY encoded by the exons ATGTTCTTAATCCTGGTTGTCACAGTGTTCTTGGCTGGCTGCTTGGCTTTGC CCATCAAAGACCCCTACTCGTATTCCTCTGCGGTGGGTCAGGGAGGTGGCACCCCATTTGCTTCCTACGGTGAGGGACGCATCACGGGAGTCAGAGTGTGGGAGaccaacaacaactactactactactactactactacaactacaacagcAACAACTTCATCAGCGG GTTCCAGCTGAGATACGGCAACACCTGGTCTCCTGTCTTCGGTAACGAAGGGAGTGTAAAGCAGGTGATGGAGCTGTTTAATGATGAGGCCATCGTTGAGGTGTCTGGGAAGTACAACCCAGCAGACTACATCTGCTACCTGGTGTTAACCACCAACATGGGGCGCACTCTGTCAGCCGGCCTGCCCAACCAAATCTCCTTCAACTTCTACCCAACCAACATGGGCAATGAGCTGAGGATCCTCAGCGGTCGTTTCAACGGTGCCGGGATCACCTCCATCGGAGCCCACTGGGGATTAGTGGACATGGAAGGGGCTGGAAACAGTACTCTGGAAACAGCACTGGAAACAGTAACTCCTATTTATTAG
- the LOC115122282 gene encoding zymogen granule membrane protein 16-like isoform X1 has product MPHFCRMFLILVVTVFLAGCLALPIKDPYSYSSAVGQGGGTPFASYGEGRITGVRVWETNNNYYYYYYYYNYNSNNFISGFQLRYGNTWSPVFGNEGSVKQVMELFNDEAIVEVSGKYNPADYICYLVLTTNMGRTLSAGLPNQISFNFYPTNMGNELRILSGRFNGAGITSIGAHWGLVDMEGAGNSTLETALETVTPIY; this is encoded by the exons ATGCCTCACTTTTGCAGAATGTTCTTAATCCTGGTTGTCACAGTGTTCTTGGCTGGCTGCTTGGCTTTGC CCATCAAAGACCCCTACTCGTATTCCTCTGCGGTGGGTCAGGGAGGTGGCACCCCATTTGCTTCCTACGGTGAGGGACGCATCACGGGAGTCAGAGTGTGGGAGaccaacaacaactactactactactactactactacaactacaacagcAACAACTTCATCAGCGG GTTCCAGCTGAGATACGGCAACACCTGGTCTCCTGTCTTCGGTAACGAAGGGAGTGTAAAGCAGGTGATGGAGCTGTTTAATGATGAGGCCATCGTTGAGGTGTCTGGGAAGTACAACCCAGCAGACTACATCTGCTACCTGGTGTTAACCACCAACATGGGGCGCACTCTGTCAGCCGGCCTGCCCAACCAAATCTCCTTCAACTTCTACCCAACCAACATGGGCAATGAGCTGAGGATCCTCAGCGGTCGTTTCAACGGTGCCGGGATCACCTCCATCGGAGCCCACTGGGGATTAGTGGACATGGAAGGGGCTGGAAACAGTACTCTGGAAACAGCACTGGAAACAGTAACTCCTATTTATTAG